Proteins found in one Sardina pilchardus chromosome 3, fSarPil1.1, whole genome shotgun sequence genomic segment:
- the xab2 gene encoding pre-mRNA-splicing factor SYF1 isoform X1 — MPSLNGKSDVIFEEDDLPYEEEIIRNPYSVKCWMRYIEFKQNASKSVLNMIYERALKELPGSYKLWYNYLRERRKQVKGRCITDPSFEEVNNCHERALVFMHKMPRIWLDYCQFLVSQSKITRSRRSFDRALRALPITQHPRIWPLYLRFARNLPLPETAIRVYRRYLKLSPENTEEYIDYLHSVGRLDEAAVRLAAVVNDEHFVSKEGKSNYQLWHEMCDLISQNPDKVNSLNVGAIIRGGLTRFTDQLGKLWCSLADYYIRSGHFEKARDVYEEAIQTVVTVRDFTQVFDSYAQFEESMIAAKMETTSEMGKDEDEDIDLELRLARFEQLITRRPLLLNSVLLRQNPHNVHEWHKRVKLYEGKPHQIINTYTEAVQTVDPIKATGKPHSLWVSFARFYEDNEQLEDARTIFEKATKVNFKVVDDLSGVWCEYGEMELRHENYDQALHILRKATAIPARKAEYFDASEPVQNRVYKSLKVWSMLADLEESLGTFQSTKSVYDRIIDLRIATPQIIINYALFLEEHNYFEESFKAYERGIALFKWPNVYDIWNTYLTKFIDRYGGKKLERARDLFEQSLDGCPAKFAKTIYLLYAKLEEEYGLARHAMAVYERATQAVETEERHQMFNIYIKRAAEIYGVTHTRAIYQKAIEVLPDEHSRDMCLRFADMEAKLGEIDRARAIYSYCSQICDPRITANFWQSWKEFEIRHGNEDTIREMLRIKRSVQATYNTQVNFMSSQMLKATSNATGTVSDLAPGLGGVDDMKMLEQKAQQLAAEAEQDKPKPKEKILFVRSDTSRSELAELTKQANPDEIDIDDEDEDEDQDQEPDEVQLEQKSVPTAVFGGLKDD, encoded by the exons ATGCCTTCCTTGAACGGGAAAAGCGATGTTATCTTT GAAGAAGATGATCTCCCGTATGAGGAGGAGATCATCAGGAATCCCTACTCTGTCAAGTGCTGGATGCGCTACATAGAGTTCAAACAGAATGCCTCAAAATCAGTGCTCAACATGATCTATGAGCGAGCTTTGAAAGAGCTCCCGGGAAG TTACAAGCTTTGGTACAACtacttgagagagagaaggaaacaagTGAAAGGAAGATGCATAACAGACCCATCATTTGAGGAGGTGAACAACTGCCATGAGAGAGCGCTGGTGTTCATGCACAAA ATGCCCAGGATTTGGCTGGATTACTGTCAGTTCCTGGTGTCTCAGTCCAAGATCACCAGGAGTCGCCGCTCGTTTGACCGAGCCTTGAGAGCCCTGCCCATCACCCAGCACCCACGCATCTGGCCTCTGTACCTACGCTTCGCAAGAAACCTGCCCTTGCCCGAGACTGCCATCAGAGTATACCGCCGCTACCTGAAG CTCTCACCAGAGAATACAGAGGAATACATCGATTACCTGCATTCAGTCGGGCGTCTAGACGAGGCAGCTGTGCGTCTAGCGGCTGTTGTGAATGATGAGCACTTTGTGTCCAAAGAGGGCAAGTCTAACTACCAG CTGTGGCACGAGATGTGTGACCTGATCTCCCAGAACCCAGACAAAGTGAACTCGCTCAACGTGGGCGCTATCATCCGAGGCGGCCTCACACGCTTCACAGACCAGCTGGGAAAGCTGTGGTGCTCCCTGGCTGACTACTACATCCGCAGCGGCCATTTTGAGAAG GCAAGAGACGTATATGAGGAGGCCATCCAGACAGTGGTGACTGTGCGAGACTTCACCCAGGTGTTCGACAGCTATGCCCAGTTTGAGGAGAGCATGATCGCAGCCAAAATGGAGACCACTTCAGAAATGGGAAAGGATGAAGATG AGGACATTGACCTGGAGCTGAGGCTGGCCCGCTTCGAGCAGCTCATCACCCGCCGCCCGCTGCTGCTCAACAGCGTCCTGCTGAGGCAGAACCCCCACAATGTGCACGAGTGGCACAAGAGAGTCAAGCTGTACGAAGGGAAACCCCACCAG ATCATCAACACGTATACTGAGGCTGTGCAGACGGTGGACCCTATTAAGGCCACAGGGAAGCCACATTCGCTCTGGGTCTCCTTTGCCAGGTTTTACGAAGATAACGAACAACTAGAAGAT GCACGGACCATCTTCGAGAAGGCCACCAAGGTGAACTTCAAGGTGGTGGACGACCTgtcaggtgtgtggtgtgagtacGGCGAGATGGAGTTGCGACACGAGAACTACGACCAGGCGCTGCACATCCTTAGG AAAGCCACAGCCATTCCGGCAAGGAAAGCTGAATACTTCGATGCGTCGGAGCCTGTCCAAAATCGAGTGTACAAGTCTCTCAAAGTCTGGTCGATGTTGGCTGACCTAGAGGAGAGCTTGGGCACTTTCCAG tCTACAAAGTCTGTTTATGACCGCATCATTGACCTGCGGATAGCCACCCCTCAGATCATTATTAATTACGCCTTGTTCCTGGAGGAGCACAACTACTTTGAGGAGAGCTTCAAG GCGTATGAACGAGGCATTGCCCTCTTCAAGTGGCCCAATGTGTATGACATCTGGAACACGTATCTGACCAAGTTCATCGATCGCTACGGAGGAAAGAAGCTGGAGAGAGCGCGAGACCTATTTGAGCAATCCCTAGATGGCTGCCCTGCAAAGTTTGCCAAAA CCATATACCTCCTGTATGCCAAGCTGGAAGAGGAGTACGGTCTTGCGCGCCACGCGATGGCCGTGTACGAGAGAGCCACGCAAGCCGTGGAGACCGAGGAGCGCCATCAAATGTTCAACATCTACATCAAGAGAGCTGCTGAGATCTACGGCGTCACGCACACAAGAGCCATTTACCAGAAGGCCATAGAG GTCCTTCCCGATGAGCACTCCAGAGATATGTGTCTGCGCTTCGCCGACATGGAGGCGAAACTGGGCGAGATCGACCGCGCCAGAGCCATCTATTCCTACTGTTCCCAGATCTGTGATCCCAGG ATTACAGCTAACTTCTGGCAGTCGTGGAAGGAGTTTGAGATTCGCCACGGCAACGAGGACACCATCCGCGAGATGCTGAGGATCAAGCGAAGCGTCCAGGCCACGTACAACACGCAGGTCAACTTCATGTCCTCGCAGATGCTCAAGGCCACCTCCAATGCCACCGGTACAg TGTCGGACCTTGCTCCTGGCCTGGGTGGAGTGGACGATATGAAGATGCTGGAGCAGAAGGCACAGCAGCTGGCTGCAGAGGCTGAGCAGGACAAGCCCAAGCCCAAGGAGAAGATCCTCTTTGTCAG GAGTGACACGTCTCGCAGCGAACTTGCAGAACTGACTAAACAGGCCAATCCAGACGAGATCGACATTGATGACGAGGATGAGGACGAAGATCAGGATCAGGAGCCTGATG AGGTGCAACTGGAACAGAAGAGTGTCCCCACTGCTGTCTTCGGAGGTCTGAAGGATGATTGA
- the xab2 gene encoding pre-mRNA-splicing factor SYF1 isoform X2: MPSLNGKSDVIFEEDDLPYEEEIIRNPYSVKCWMRYIEFKQNASKSVLNMIYERALKELPGSYKLWYNYLRERRKQVKGRCITDPSFEEVNNCHERALVFMHKMPRIWLDYCQFLVSQSKITRSRRSFDRALRALPITQHPRIWPLYLRFARNLPLPETAIRVYRRYLKLSPENTEEYIDYLHSVGRLDEAAVRLAAVVNDEHFVSKEGKSNYQLWHEMCDLISQNPDKVNSLNVGAIIRGGLTRFTDQLGKLWCSLADYYIRSGHFEKARDVYEEAIQTVVTVRDFTQVFDSYAQFEESMIAAKMETTSEMGKDEDEDIDLELRLARFEQLITRRPLLLNSVLLRQNPHNVHEWHKRVKLYEGKPHQIINTYTEAVQTVDPIKATGKPHSLWVSFARFYEDNEQLEDARTIFEKATKVNFKVVDDLSGVWCEYGEMELRHENYDQALHILRKATAIPARKAEYFDASEPVQNRVYKSLKVWSMLADLEESLGTFQSTKSVYDRIIDLRIATPQIIINYALFLEEHNYFEESFKAYERGIALFKWPNVYDIWNTYLTKFIDRYGGKKLERARDLFEQSLDGCPAKFAKTIYLLYAKLEEEYGLARHAMAVYERATQAVETEERHQMFNIYIKRAAEIYGVTHTRAIYQKAIEVLPDEHSRDMCLRFADMEAKLGEIDRARAIYSYCSQICDPRITANFWQSWKEFEIRHGNEDTIREMLRIKRSVQATYNTQVNFMSSQMLKATSNATVSDLAPGLGGVDDMKMLEQKAQQLAAEAEQDKPKPKEKILFVRSDTSRSELAELTKQANPDEIDIDDEDEDEDQDQEPDEVQLEQKSVPTAVFGGLKDD, encoded by the exons ATGCCTTCCTTGAACGGGAAAAGCGATGTTATCTTT GAAGAAGATGATCTCCCGTATGAGGAGGAGATCATCAGGAATCCCTACTCTGTCAAGTGCTGGATGCGCTACATAGAGTTCAAACAGAATGCCTCAAAATCAGTGCTCAACATGATCTATGAGCGAGCTTTGAAAGAGCTCCCGGGAAG TTACAAGCTTTGGTACAACtacttgagagagagaaggaaacaagTGAAAGGAAGATGCATAACAGACCCATCATTTGAGGAGGTGAACAACTGCCATGAGAGAGCGCTGGTGTTCATGCACAAA ATGCCCAGGATTTGGCTGGATTACTGTCAGTTCCTGGTGTCTCAGTCCAAGATCACCAGGAGTCGCCGCTCGTTTGACCGAGCCTTGAGAGCCCTGCCCATCACCCAGCACCCACGCATCTGGCCTCTGTACCTACGCTTCGCAAGAAACCTGCCCTTGCCCGAGACTGCCATCAGAGTATACCGCCGCTACCTGAAG CTCTCACCAGAGAATACAGAGGAATACATCGATTACCTGCATTCAGTCGGGCGTCTAGACGAGGCAGCTGTGCGTCTAGCGGCTGTTGTGAATGATGAGCACTTTGTGTCCAAAGAGGGCAAGTCTAACTACCAG CTGTGGCACGAGATGTGTGACCTGATCTCCCAGAACCCAGACAAAGTGAACTCGCTCAACGTGGGCGCTATCATCCGAGGCGGCCTCACACGCTTCACAGACCAGCTGGGAAAGCTGTGGTGCTCCCTGGCTGACTACTACATCCGCAGCGGCCATTTTGAGAAG GCAAGAGACGTATATGAGGAGGCCATCCAGACAGTGGTGACTGTGCGAGACTTCACCCAGGTGTTCGACAGCTATGCCCAGTTTGAGGAGAGCATGATCGCAGCCAAAATGGAGACCACTTCAGAAATGGGAAAGGATGAAGATG AGGACATTGACCTGGAGCTGAGGCTGGCCCGCTTCGAGCAGCTCATCACCCGCCGCCCGCTGCTGCTCAACAGCGTCCTGCTGAGGCAGAACCCCCACAATGTGCACGAGTGGCACAAGAGAGTCAAGCTGTACGAAGGGAAACCCCACCAG ATCATCAACACGTATACTGAGGCTGTGCAGACGGTGGACCCTATTAAGGCCACAGGGAAGCCACATTCGCTCTGGGTCTCCTTTGCCAGGTTTTACGAAGATAACGAACAACTAGAAGAT GCACGGACCATCTTCGAGAAGGCCACCAAGGTGAACTTCAAGGTGGTGGACGACCTgtcaggtgtgtggtgtgagtacGGCGAGATGGAGTTGCGACACGAGAACTACGACCAGGCGCTGCACATCCTTAGG AAAGCCACAGCCATTCCGGCAAGGAAAGCTGAATACTTCGATGCGTCGGAGCCTGTCCAAAATCGAGTGTACAAGTCTCTCAAAGTCTGGTCGATGTTGGCTGACCTAGAGGAGAGCTTGGGCACTTTCCAG tCTACAAAGTCTGTTTATGACCGCATCATTGACCTGCGGATAGCCACCCCTCAGATCATTATTAATTACGCCTTGTTCCTGGAGGAGCACAACTACTTTGAGGAGAGCTTCAAG GCGTATGAACGAGGCATTGCCCTCTTCAAGTGGCCCAATGTGTATGACATCTGGAACACGTATCTGACCAAGTTCATCGATCGCTACGGAGGAAAGAAGCTGGAGAGAGCGCGAGACCTATTTGAGCAATCCCTAGATGGCTGCCCTGCAAAGTTTGCCAAAA CCATATACCTCCTGTATGCCAAGCTGGAAGAGGAGTACGGTCTTGCGCGCCACGCGATGGCCGTGTACGAGAGAGCCACGCAAGCCGTGGAGACCGAGGAGCGCCATCAAATGTTCAACATCTACATCAAGAGAGCTGCTGAGATCTACGGCGTCACGCACACAAGAGCCATTTACCAGAAGGCCATAGAG GTCCTTCCCGATGAGCACTCCAGAGATATGTGTCTGCGCTTCGCCGACATGGAGGCGAAACTGGGCGAGATCGACCGCGCCAGAGCCATCTATTCCTACTGTTCCCAGATCTGTGATCCCAGG ATTACAGCTAACTTCTGGCAGTCGTGGAAGGAGTTTGAGATTCGCCACGGCAACGAGGACACCATCCGCGAGATGCTGAGGATCAAGCGAAGCGTCCAGGCCACGTACAACACGCAGGTCAACTTCATGTCCTCGCAGATGCTCAAGGCCACCTCCAATGCCACCG TGTCGGACCTTGCTCCTGGCCTGGGTGGAGTGGACGATATGAAGATGCTGGAGCAGAAGGCACAGCAGCTGGCTGCAGAGGCTGAGCAGGACAAGCCCAAGCCCAAGGAGAAGATCCTCTTTGTCAG GAGTGACACGTCTCGCAGCGAACTTGCAGAACTGACTAAACAGGCCAATCCAGACGAGATCGACATTGATGACGAGGATGAGGACGAAGATCAGGATCAGGAGCCTGATG AGGTGCAACTGGAACAGAAGAGTGTCCCCACTGCTGTCTTCGGAGGTCTGAAGGATGATTGA